The Vitis vinifera cultivar Pinot Noir 40024 chromosome 7, ASM3070453v1 genomic interval aaacaaaaagataaatttaaatattacaaattttttcatcttaaatatatcttcgttcttaaatattacatatttctatttaataaaatttaaaatattaaactttatcatttaatttaatataccaaatataaaaatcaaacattattaaaatttgtaattttatatatttttaatttttataattatttttaattttatataatatataaattatatatttaattatttattacatcACCGATCCAACCTTCGACCATCAATCTGACTAGTGAACCGTGAACATATAATTTTTCTGATTCCATGACcagtccggttctgaaaacattggtttGATTAAGTTTATTTAGAATTTGAGATGAATTTTATGCAAGTGGTAGGGACACTTTttgcaagggaaaaaaaattatttattggaaaatttaaatattcGAAGGAAACCatactatgtttggttccataaaatataaagaaaaaatttggttttctcatatttagtattattgtgaaaaatacaaaagaaaatcaaataaaattattattttttaattatatatttttaaattatttaatcttcatatcatagaaaaataagttaaatgagtttaaaaaagtataaaaataattttttatttttcttcatttttttatttctttctatttttcttctatattttattttttttcttcaaattttccgAGGATATAACCTAAGTTTTTAAACTTGTTACTTTTATactaaatgttaaaaaaattaaattcttaaagtgTAAATCAAACTCTAATTTTGCATAACTTATGAACCCTAAACTCTTAAAACAAAATGATTTTCATAACATCAAAATCGGGAAAAGACATATCTTGATTCATAATCAATTTATTGAAGAGAAGTCAACTATTAAAAAAGGTAAAGACAAGAAAATTATGTCTCTCTCCTAAACCCCTTAGATTGGCTAACCTTTTTAGATAGAGAAAAAAGTACGATCGGTTGTTTTGGTAAAGAGATGactagtttttaaataaacccATTGATTCCACTTTCCATCAAAATGGACATCTagttattagattttttttttaaaattgacaaatggaatatttatttaataattatttatttattaatacaaaATAGGCATATTTACCATAAATAAAAGTGGCAAGTGGGCCACTTTACAAAAGTAGGCTGAGAAGAATGCCCATATTTAACTTTCTTGAATTAGATAGGGCAAATTTGGATTAGAACGAATTTaacatcaaatataagaaattgaGTCAAAGTTGACTTAAATGATAAAAGTGGTTGAAAATTAGGTATGGGTAACATCATCCTTATGATTTTGTCATGCGCATGTAAatccaaaggaaaaaaagtttATTGATTCAATGAATTTGTCCAACTTTATATTAATTCATGTTTATCCTAAAACATTGTATGGAAGTTTTTATATATGTTGAGACTCGAGATCGCCTAATTTCTAAATCTACGTTCTTGTTCTTActaactttttaatatttaatatttgaataaaagcctaccatcaaatttatttgaaaattcaattatttgttttgaaacatcataataaaaatctatttataaacctcaaatttgttaaatctaattttatattttcaaatgttttttaaactatttctaatttgtttttatattttcaaatattttttaaagaatttttatttatataactatttttaaaattatctcaataaataaatgaaaataataaaaataccacattttaaataaaaaattattaaatatattttcacacGTTTTCTGTTTGTAATAATAAAACTCGTCATTTTATAGCATGGTATTTGGGAGGGGTTTCCCTCCATGTGTTATTTTCAAGTTCAAGACCCTTTGGTCGATCAGGACAGACTTGTAACTCATTTGGGATCACTCCATCAAGACCAAGATAAGTTCCATTTGACACCAGAAGTGAGAGGTTTCCCTTATTCCATAAGGTCGGATGGAATTGACAAGCTAGGCTTACCAGAGTCTCAGACGGACAAATGAGTCTAGTTAAGTCCTCAAGACTTTTGGCATGCGTGATCAACCACATTTGATGTTTGAACGCTGACCCAAACACTTGACATCTTAGCGGCATATTAGACGCCTGACGTCTAAGCGGCGGACGAAACTCCATTTATGCCCAAAAGTcaatattaattaattgttaCACACAATTCCAAACATTAGCAGGCTAAATGGATAGTCAATCACATGGTCCAAGATTTTGGCACGTCAGTAGATAACACTAGTCAGTCGCTCTTATCTGATATGATTGTCCAGCCGCCCTAAAGGTAATCATCATTATAAAAAAGGTTAGAGTGCATAGTCAGCACTACATTGACAGTGTCATCaactctatataaacccctcaAAAAGCACAAACAAGGTACACACGCACATACGTTCTTTTTCTCCCATAAAAATAGTTAGAGCTATTATTGTCTGACTTAAGCTTTGGAGGAGCGTACCCGAACCACTTGTTCGGACATTCTTTTGTACAAGGAAGAAGTCCGTCTAACTATAGTCTAGCTGGACGGATTCCTCAAGAAGCACGAACAAGGGAAACAGTCCGTTTGACTCCATTGTAGTTGGACGGACCTAACTCATATTGGGAACGACACCAACAGTATTAACAAATTTATGAGATTCTAATCCTTTCTAATGTCAAATGGggagatgaaaaaaaattatcccaTTCGCTTTCCATTACTCATTGTGACAAAGAGAACAAATATTATTGCATATGTTTACCTTTATGTTAGTCCTTTTATAGAGAGACTTCACGTTCATAATGttgatataaatttaatattgtgTTTTATTAAGTTTATTTAGAATTTGAGATGAATTTTATGCAAGTGACAGACACATTTTGCAacggaaaaaaaattgtttattggaaattttaaatcttCAAAGGAGATTTAAACATTTTGTAAAAGAGAAtcatattatgtttggtttcataaaatattaagaaaaaaaaaatgttttttttcatatttagttttattgtgaaaaatacaaaagaaaatgaaatagaattaaattttctaaaaaaattatatatttttaaattatttaatcttcatataatggagaaaaataagttaaatgagttttaaaaaatttataaaaataattttttttttcttctcttttttatttctttctattttttttctcaaatttttcgaGAACCAGATATAACCTAAGTTTTTAAACTTGATACTTTGATactaaatgttaaaaaaattaaattcttaaagcgTAAATCAAACTCTAATTTTGCATAACTTATGAATCATAAACTCTTGAAacaatatgattttcataaagTCAAAATCGAGTAAAGACATATCTTGATTCATAATCAATTTATTGAAGAGAAGCCAactgttgaggcctcgcgtccctggtaatccacgtagttgccaaaatggatggacgcacgatctcaaccaatatagatctTTGATTCAGTCGTTCTACCTACAAAAGGCGTTCgaacagggtgtccggacgcacccttcgatagttttgtcagccatggttagagagagatgaataagttggccttttactaggtacagtaagcttaccttcctctttgtgtgaaggctcgtatatatagtatcagaagttTTGttcccctctttaatggtggggagatattttgtattgtcatgatgacactaggtggtggcagggccatcatcaccctacgggcggctgacagagatcgtggtaggtgatcgtGTGAAGTGATCataggaagtgacttgttgtcacttcatcttgtcatttcactctgcaggtggtgGAACGTGGGTCATGGTAGACTGTTGTGATAACAtgcaagacttgcttacttcagtcaatgatctgGGCAAACGTATCCAGATGGCCTAGTTAGTCGTCCGGATGTATTTGTGGAAGTCGTTCGGATGTTATGTTTATGAGTGTCGTGTGTCTCTCCTTGAggtagtccggataggagaagcgcgccacgtgtacttttggggaaatccggatgaggTTAACCCAGATGATAATGTGTGCCACGCATCATCAggagatgtgtgccacgtgtggggaggggtccctacaccaactataaaaaaaaggtaaagacGAGAAAATTATGTCTCTCTCCTAAATCCCTTAGATTGACTAACCGTTTTTAACCGTTTTTAGATAGAGAAAAAAGTACCGATCGGTTGTTTTGGTAAAGAGAGgaccattttttaaataatcccaTTGATTCCACTTTCCATCAAAATGGACATCTagttattagattttttttttttttaaattgacaaatgcaatatttatttaataattatttatttattaatacaaaATAGGCATATTACCATAAATAAAAGTGGCAAGTGGGCCACTTTACAAAAGTAGGCTGAGAAGAATGCCCATATTTAACTTTCTTGAATTAGATAGGGCAAATTTGGATTAGATTGAATTTaacatcaaatataagaaattgaGTCAAAGTTGACTTAAATGATAAAAGTGGTTGAAAATTAGGCATGGACTAACATCATCCTTATGATAAAAGTGGTTGAAAAGTTTAttgattcaatgaatttatccaACTTTATACTAATTCATCTTTATCCTAAAACATTGTATGGAAGTTTCTATATATGTTGAGACTCGAGATCACCTAATTTATAAATCTATGTTCTTGTTCTTActaactttttaatatttaatatttaaataaaaacctACCATCAAATTTATCtgaaaattcaattatttgttttaaaatatcataataaaaatctatttataaacctaaaatatattaaatctaattttatattttcaaatattttttaaactatttttaatttgtttttatattttcaaataatttttatttatataactatttttaaaattaactcaataaacaaataaaaattataaaaataccacatttttaatagaaaattattaaatatattttcacacGTTTTCTgtttgtaataataaaaatttatttggaaaaaccAGTCAAAATCGCTCCAAGCAATTTGTTTGCTGAATCCCACTAAGAATTTTAAGAAGAAAAGACGGCGAAGCCACTGCCCCCTCCACCAACCCCCGATAAAATCAGTCACGCCCATTGGAATATGCCTCGGAACATTTGATGACGTCATTACACACGTCATCAAACTGCACCGACAGCacacatcattaaaaaaacgGAAAAAGAACCTTTTGTTGACGCCGTCAAAACGCAGCGATTTCGTCTATAAAAGCCCCCGCTCGATAGCCTGTTAAATCCTTCTTTCTCGCGTCGGTTGCTTGTCCAGCTCGATTTCTTCTGATCAGCTAagtatttttcctattttctttggGTTTGTTTAGGTTTTTCCCCTTTTCAATTTCTTCGCTTCTTTTCTAGATTTGTTCGTTTGGTTTAAATCTAGAGTTAGGATAAATGATTATAGGGTTTCGATTACAGAATCTATGAGCTACGCAATCCTCACGCGTCGCATCCGAATTCTCCACTCGTTCTCAGTTGTGTTTCTGTACTGGTTCTATGTCTTCTCATGAACTCGATCCGTCTTTGAACCTCATTTGTTCATCTTAAACACTAATATAACATAGAGAATTCTCCGccaatttgaaaaatcattgtTTGTTCGGTTGAATAAATAAACCCCTAAAAAATTTCTGGGAAAATTGGGGAAAATGTCAGCGATGCAACAGCAATTGGGTTCTGCCCCCAATTGGGGTGAACCAAAAATTGCGGTGATTGATGataggaagaggaagaggatgCAATCGAATCGGGAATCCGCGAAGCGGTCACGGATAAGGAAGCAGCAGCATTTGGACGATCTGTTGAGCAAAGCAGCGCAGCTGCAGAAGGAGAACGGACAGATAGCGGAAAGGATCGACAAGACTACAGAGCTGTATATCAAAATTGCGTCGGACAACAATGTTTTGAATGCTCAAATTGTGGAATTGACCGACAGATTGCAGTCACTGAACTCGGTTCTTCAGATAGTGGAGGAGGTTAATGGCCTCGCCGTCGACATCCCTGAAATGCCCGATGATCTGCTGGAACCATGGCAACTCCCCTGCCCTATGCCGATAATGTACCCTGCAAACATGTTTCAGTGCTGAATGATCTCGGAGCGTCAGAAGTCTCTCTGTTGGTTGTTTTTCGTTTGTTTGATATGGTCTTTGCTTTAGGTGTGTTGGTTAAGTCTCTTTTGGTGTGTTCAACTTCTTTCAGTTCTCTGTTTATATGTAAAAGCTTGACATTTCTAGCGTATGGGCTGTCATTCATGTCTCATTGATTATCAGGTTTGGTGGTTGGAAAGCCAATTTTCATGGTAGGTAAATGGTTGTATCATCTATGGAATGGGAATGGAAATGAGGAGAGGAATTAAAATCAGGGATTTGGTTTTTAAactaatgatttattttattttattttcattctcaaaaataattcaaaccgTAGCCTTACAAATGTGAGATGATGCGAGTCTGGTTGTTTTTGGTGACTGttgttatgattaaaaaaaaaagatggttAGACGTATTCAATTGTCTGCTTCTGCTTGGTACTGTTTTGTGGCTGGCGACTCTCTTGAAGAGCACAGGCACTGAATGTATATTTGTATGGGATAAATGTGAATGTCAGGTTGAAGGACTTCCCACTTTaggtttttagtttttcaaatttaagctttaaaataagatatttgaaataattattttttaaaataagaataaataataaataatttaaaatgactTAAATCTTAAATTA includes:
- the LOC100257331 gene encoding bZIP transcription factor 53, encoding MSAMQQQLGSAPNWGEPKIAVIDDRKRKRMQSNRESAKRSRIRKQQHLDDLLSKAAQLQKENGQIAERIDKTTELYIKIASDNNVLNAQIVELTDRLQSLNSVLQIVEEVNGLAVDIPEMPDDLLEPWQLPCPMPIMYPANMFQC